AGCGCCGGGAAAACGCGTATTCACTCGCGCGACCCGTTGGGTCAGTACAGGGTCTTCCATCCGCGGCAGCACGTAATAACTGGAAAGACCAGCTACCGTAATCAACGCCATCAACAATATCAGCAATCGTCGATTTCGATAGAACAAACCTTCCAGCATGATTGAATTCCCCATTGATTCCCTGAAAGGTTTTCCTCTGTTTCGATAATTGCAACAATGCTGTCTTTTAGCGGATCGACTTAACTACAACAGGCTGCCTGTTGGCCAGCTTATGAATTCCATCGACTACGATCTGATCGCCTGTCTGAAGTGTCCCCCGTACCAGTACTCGATCTCCTTCCGTGTGTAATACTTCAATTTGACGTTTCTCTAATACGGTCTCCTCTTCCTGTGTTCCATCAACCACAGCATAAGCAGACCACAGGCCGCGTTCTCCACGCGCCAATGCACTCAAAGGCAGCCAGAACCCCTGCATCTGAATCGGTTCGGAAATGGTAATTCGAATCACCTGTCCGGGAACAAGAGACTGAGAAGCCTTTGAATTCAACGCCAGCACAACCTCCTGAGTCCGTGTCACGGGATCGAGTTCCGGCAAAATCGCCTTCAGCGTGGCCTCATATGATTTTCCATTCAACTGAACTGCCTGCTGCGTACCTCGTTCCAGGTTCCCGGCCATCTCAACGGGAACGCCGATGTGTGCTTCCAGTTTTTGATCTTCTACCAGTCGAAATAAAGGTACATTGAGCGGGATAACCGTACCTTCGTCCGCATAGCGTTTCGAAATGCGTCCGCTGAATGGTGCCTTTAAGACAGCATCATCCAAATCGACCTGATTATCAGCTAACGATGCATCCAGGTTTGCCACGACCGCGGTCTGGGCATCGATCTGTTCTTTCCGCGTCCCTTCCTTTAGTTCAGACAGACGATTCTGAGCAGCATCTAACTGTGCCTGTTGTTGCTCCACATCATACTGAGATGCTTCAAATACAGATTTGGAAATCGCATTTCGCTTCAGCAGTTCCTCATTACGCGCATGATCGGCTTTCAGATTTTTCAACCTGGAACTCAGCTGCCGGGCCTCCGCTTCCGCAACGGCGATCGTTTGTTGACGCGGGCCCGCCTTTAATTCATTGAGCTTGGCCTGAGCAGCCGCCCGTTCTGCCTGCAGCTGCAATCGCACCACTTCCAGATGCCG
This window of the Gimesia fumaroli genome carries:
- a CDS encoding efflux RND transporter periplasmic adaptor subunit — encoded protein: MKRFQLLLFTFILIGVPVAFWEYSEVAFSTELADTNTKQVGVPVEVVKLKPVKSFVRQRSYTGRVAAARTSELAFERSGKLINVAVDEGDTVQENMVLANLNTRHLEVVRLQLQAERAAAQAKLNELKAGPRQQTIAVAEAEARQLSSRLKNLKADHARNEELLKRNAISKSVFEASQYDVEQQQAQLDAAQNRLSELKEGTRKEQIDAQTAVVANLDASLADNQVDLDDAVLKAPFSGRISKRYADEGTVIPLNVPLFRLVEDQKLEAHIGVPVEMAGNLERGTQQAVQLNGKSYEATLKAILPELDPVTRTQEVVLALNSKASQSLVPGQVIRITISEPIQMQGFWLPLSALARGERGLWSAYAVVDGTQEEETVLEKRQIEVLHTEGDRVLVRGTLQTGDQIVVDGIHKLANRQPVVVKSIR